In one Streptomyces sp. T12 genomic region, the following are encoded:
- a CDS encoding ATP-dependent Clp protease ATP-binding subunit, whose translation MFERFTDRARRVVVLAQEEARMLNHNYIGTEHILLGLIHEGEGVAAKALESLGISLEAVRQQVEEIIGQGQQAPSGHIPFTPRAKKVLELSLREALQLGHNYIGTEHILLGLIREGEGVAAQVLVKLGADLNRVRQQVIQLLSGYQGKETAAAGGPAEGTPSTSLVLDQFGRNLTQAARESKLDPVIGREKEIERVMQVLSRRTKNNPVLIGEPGVGKTAVVEGLAQAIVKGEVPETLKDKHLYTLDLGALVAGSRYRGDFEERLKKVLKEIRTRGDIILFIDELHTLVGAGAAEGAIDAASILKPMLARGELQTIGATTLDEYRKHLEKDAALERRFQPIQVAEPSLPHTIEILKGLRDRYEAHHRVSITDEALVQAATLADRYISDRFLPDKAIDLIDEAGSRMRIRRMTAPPDLREFDEKIAGVRRDKESAIDSQDFEKAASLRDKEKQLLAAKAKREKEWKAGDMDVVAEVDGELIAEVLATATGIPVFKLTEEESSRLLRMEDELHKRVIGQVDAVKALSKAIRRTRAGLKDPKRPGGSFIFAGPSGVGKTELSKALAEFLFGDEDALISLDMSEFSEKHTVSRLFGSPPGYVGYEEGGQLTEKVRRKPFSVVLFDEVEKAHPDIFNSLLQILEDGRLTDSQGRVVDFKNTVIIMTTNLGTRDISKGFNLGFAASGDTKTNYERMKNKVSDELKQHFRPEFLNRVDDVVVFPQLTQDDILAIVDLMIGKVDERLKDRDMGIELSQSAKELLSKKGYDPVLGARPLRRTIQREIEDSLSEKILFGELRPGHIVVVDTEGEGEAKTFTFRGEEKAALPDVPPIEQAAGGTGPNLSKDA comes from the coding sequence ATGTTCGAGAGGTTCACCGACCGCGCGCGGCGGGTTGTCGTCCTGGCTCAGGAAGAAGCCCGGATGCTCAACCACAACTACATCGGCACCGAGCACATCCTCCTGGGCCTGATCCACGAGGGTGAGGGTGTCGCCGCCAAGGCCCTTGAGAGCCTCGGGATTTCGCTCGAGGCGGTCCGCCAGCAGGTGGAGGAGATCATCGGGCAGGGGCAGCAGGCCCCGTCCGGGCACATCCCCTTCACCCCCCGTGCCAAGAAGGTCCTGGAGCTGTCGCTCCGCGAGGCCCTTCAGCTGGGCCACAACTACATCGGCACGGAGCACATCCTGCTCGGCCTGATCCGTGAGGGCGAGGGCGTCGCCGCCCAGGTCCTGGTCAAGCTGGGCGCAGATCTCAACCGGGTGCGGCAGCAGGTCATCCAGCTGCTCTCCGGTTACCAGGGCAAGGAGACCGCCGCCGCCGGCGGGCCTGCCGAGGGCACGCCCTCGACGTCCCTGGTCCTCGACCAGTTCGGCCGGAACCTCACCCAGGCCGCTCGTGAGTCCAAGCTCGACCCGGTCATCGGGCGCGAGAAGGAGATCGAGCGGGTCATGCAGGTGCTGTCCCGCCGTACCAAGAACAACCCGGTCCTGATCGGTGAGCCCGGCGTCGGCAAGACCGCCGTCGTCGAGGGCCTCGCCCAGGCCATCGTCAAGGGCGAGGTGCCCGAGACCCTCAAGGACAAGCACCTCTACACCCTGGACCTCGGCGCGCTGGTCGCCGGCTCCCGCTACCGCGGTGACTTCGAGGAGCGCCTGAAGAAGGTGCTCAAGGAGATCCGCACCCGCGGCGACATCATCCTGTTCATCGACGAGCTCCACACGCTGGTCGGTGCGGGTGCCGCCGAGGGCGCCATCGACGCGGCTTCCATCCTGAAGCCGATGCTGGCCCGCGGTGAGCTGCAGACCATCGGTGCGACCACGCTGGACGAGTACCGCAAGCACCTGGAGAAGGACGCGGCCCTCGAGCGCCGCTTCCAGCCCATCCAGGTCGCCGAGCCGTCCCTGCCGCACACGATCGAGATCCTCAAGGGTCTGCGTGACCGGTACGAGGCCCACCACCGCGTGTCCATCACGGACGAGGCGCTGGTCCAGGCCGCCACCCTGGCCGACCGGTACATCTCGGACCGCTTCCTGCCGGACAAGGCGATCGACCTGATCGACGAGGCCGGTTCCCGGATGCGTATCCGCCGGATGACCGCGCCGCCGGACCTGCGCGAGTTCGACGAGAAGATCGCCGGCGTCCGCCGCGACAAGGAGTCCGCGATCGACTCGCAGGACTTCGAGAAGGCCGCCTCTCTCCGCGACAAGGAGAAGCAGCTCCTGGCCGCCAAGGCCAAGCGGGAGAAGGAGTGGAAGGCCGGCGACATGGACGTCGTCGCCGAGGTCGACGGCGAGCTGATCGCCGAGGTCCTCGCGACGGCCACCGGCATCCCGGTCTTCAAGCTGACCGAGGAGGAGTCCTCGCGTCTGCTGCGCATGGAGGACGAGCTCCACAAGCGGGTCATCGGCCAGGTCGACGCCGTCAAGGCGCTGTCGAAGGCGATCCGCCGTACGCGTGCCGGTCTGAAGGACCCGAAGCGTCCGGGTGGTTCGTTCATCTTCGCCGGCCCGTCCGGTGTCGGTAAGACCGAGCTGTCCAAGGCCCTCGCCGAGTTCCTCTTCGGTGACGAGGACGCGCTGATCTCCCTCGACATGTCGGAGTTCAGCGAGAAGCACACGGTGTCGCGTCTCTTCGGTTCGCCCCCCGGCTACGTGGGCTACGAAGAGGGCGGCCAGCTGACCGAGAAGGTCCGCCGCAAGCCGTTCTCCGTCGTCCTCTTCGACGAGGTCGAGAAGGCCCACCCGGACATCTTCAACTCGCTGCTGCAGATCCTGGAGGACGGTCGTCTGACCGACTCCCAGGGCCGGGTCGTGGACTTCAAGAACACGGTCATCATCATGACGACCAACCTCGGCACCCGGGACATCTCCAAGGGCTTCAACCTGGGCTTCGCGGCCTCGGGTGACACGAAGACCAACTACGAGCGCATGAAGAACAAGGTCTCGGACGAGCTCAAGCAGCACTTCCGGCCCGAGTTCCTCAACCGCGTCGACGACGTGGTCGTCTTCCCGCAGCTGACCCAGGACGACATCCTCGCGATCGTCGACCTGATGATCGGCAAGGTGGACGAGCGCCTGAAGGACCGGGACATGGGCATCGAGCTCTCCCAGTCCGCCAAGGAGCTGCTGTCCAAGAAGGGTTACGACCCCGTGCTGGGCGCCCGGCCGCTGCGCCGCACGATCCAGCGCGAGATCGAGGACTCGCTGTCGGAGAAGATCCTCTTCGGCGAGCTGCGTCCCGGTCACATCGTGGTCGTGGACACCGAGGGCGAGGGCGAAGCCAAGACCTTCACCTTCCGCGGTGAGGAGAAGGCGGCGCTGCCGGACGTTCCGCCGATCGAGCAGGCGGCCGGTGGAACCGGGCCGAACCTGAGCAAGGACGCCTGA
- a CDS encoding HAD family acid phosphatase produces the protein MTLRPWARRITVSTVSAAALVALAVPADAMTTATTSTSATTTAATATGTGTAAAEDVDYDTWQKDCQAVMDQALPYLKQRIANTKPGEKQAIVFDIDNTTLETDFGFSYPQPANGPVLAVAKYAQEHGVSLFFVTARPGIIYSVTDYNLKHVGYQVSGLYVRSFVDLFKNVADYKTAQRVDIESKGYTIIANVGNSTTDLSGGHAEKTYKLPDYDGQLS, from the coding sequence ATGACGCTTCGCCCCTGGGCTCGCCGAATAACGGTCAGCACCGTCTCCGCGGCAGCCCTCGTGGCACTCGCGGTCCCCGCGGACGCCATGACGACCGCGACCACGAGCACCTCCGCCACCACCACCGCCGCCACCGCCACCGGCACCGGCACGGCAGCAGCCGAGGATGTCGACTACGACACCTGGCAGAAGGACTGCCAGGCGGTGATGGACCAGGCGTTGCCGTACCTGAAGCAGCGGATCGCGAACACCAAGCCGGGTGAGAAGCAGGCGATCGTCTTCGACATCGACAACACCACCCTGGAGACGGACTTCGGCTTCAGCTACCCGCAGCCGGCCAACGGGCCGGTCCTGGCGGTCGCCAAGTACGCCCAGGAGCACGGCGTCTCCCTGTTCTTCGTGACCGCCCGCCCGGGCATCATCTACTCGGTGACCGACTACAACCTCAAGCACGTCGGTTACCAGGTATCCGGCCTCTACGTGCGCAGCTTCGTCGACCTCTTCAAGAACGTCGCCGACTACAAGACGGCCCAGCGCGTCGACATCGAGTCGAAGGGCTACACGATCATCGCGAACGTCGGCAACAGCACCACCGACCTGTCGGGCGGCCACGCCGAGAAGACGTACAAGCTGCCGGACTACGACGGGCAGTTGTCGTAA
- a CDS encoding SCO3374 family protein, producing the protein MVGTRPVITTDFATIPFPRRPLAPSDQVRRWYENELGWPVVPGTPGSPLSLRVGLRFDVLDVPAEAGRAALRHLTPHSPVAVRGERMRLLMSAGSAEEVPGVLDWLEWGTLPLDLATLGEGDLMEAPLPPEQGPVMAVRPLDTRSNKAVRHPGVPEPGEVRPLPRGRTDAVQGAAVWLRPPEPGGEVEDSLPTLSAMGGGGGAPDLVRVLDTVATQCHRLRLRLRHGGAQPSADL; encoded by the coding sequence ATGGTCGGCACCCGACCCGTGATCACCACGGACTTCGCCACGATTCCCTTCCCCCGCCGGCCGCTCGCTCCGAGCGATCAGGTCCGCCGGTGGTATGAGAACGAACTGGGCTGGCCGGTGGTGCCCGGCACCCCGGGATCCCCCCTGAGCCTTCGCGTGGGTCTGCGCTTCGACGTCCTGGACGTCCCCGCCGAGGCGGGCCGCGCGGCACTGCGCCACCTGACGCCTCACTCCCCGGTGGCCGTCCGGGGTGAGCGGATGCGGCTGCTCATGTCCGCGGGCAGCGCGGAGGAGGTGCCGGGGGTGCTGGACTGGCTGGAGTGGGGCACGCTGCCCCTGGACCTGGCGACGCTCGGCGAGGGCGACCTCATGGAGGCGCCCCTGCCACCCGAGCAGGGGCCGGTCATGGCCGTACGGCCTCTCGATACGCGATCGAACAAGGCCGTACGACATCCTGGCGTGCCGGAGCCCGGCGAGGTGCGGCCGCTTCCCCGGGGCCGCACCGACGCCGTGCAGGGGGCCGCCGTGTGGCTGCGGCCCCCCGAGCCTGGGGGCGAGGTCGAGGACTCGCTGCCGACACTGTCGGCCATGGGGGGCGGTGGGGGCGCCCCCGACCTGGTTCGAGTTCTGGACACGGTGGCAACGCAGTGCCACCGCCTGCGACTGCGGCTGCGGCACGGGGGCGCCCAGCCGTCGGCCGATTTGTAG
- a CDS encoding amino-acid N-acetyltransferase, translated as MSAESHSAESSSAESPEVTAKAITVRRARTSDVEAVRRLLDEYVQRRILLDKATVTLYEDIQEFWVAERDDNGEVVGCGALHVMWEDLAEVRTLAVKPGLKGAGVGHQLLKKLLHTARWLGVRRVFCLTFEVDFFGKHGFVEIGETPVDTDVYAELLRSYDEGVAEFLGLERVKPNTLGNSRMLLHL; from the coding sequence ATGTCAGCAGAGAGCCACTCGGCCGAGAGCTCCTCGGCGGAGAGCCCAGAAGTCACCGCAAAAGCCATCACCGTCCGGCGGGCCCGCACCAGCGATGTCGAGGCGGTGCGTCGTCTCCTTGACGAGTACGTCCAGCGTCGCATCCTGCTCGACAAAGCCACGGTGACGCTTTACGAGGACATCCAGGAGTTCTGGGTCGCCGAACGCGACGACAACGGCGAGGTCGTCGGCTGCGGCGCCCTGCACGTGATGTGGGAAGACCTGGCGGAAGTCCGCACTCTGGCGGTGAAGCCCGGCCTGAAGGGCGCCGGCGTCGGTCATCAGTTGCTGAAGAAGTTGCTGCACACCGCGCGCTGGCTCGGCGTTCGACGGGTTTTCTGTCTGACCTTCGAAGTGGACTTCTTCGGCAAGCACGGCTTCGTCGAGATCGGCGAGACCCCGGTTGACACCGATGTCTACGCGGAGCTGCTGCGTTCCTATGACGAGGGCGTGGCGGAGTTCCTCGGTCTCGAACGAGTGAAACCGAACACCTTGGGCAACAGCCGGATGCTTCTGCATCTGTGA
- a CDS encoding VOC family protein, with protein sequence MIKGLGITTVWTFDQQRTKAFFTEKIGFEVRNDLSMGDMRWVTVGAKDQPDVELALMSLDGPGLDPESSEALKKLVGKGVIGAGAFRTDDCRRDYETFKARGVEFIQEPQERPYGIEAIFRDDNGNWYSLTERSEELDFSKSFG encoded by the coding sequence ATGATCAAGGGCCTCGGCATCACCACCGTATGGACGTTTGACCAGCAGCGCACCAAGGCGTTCTTCACCGAGAAGATCGGCTTCGAGGTGCGGAACGACCTCTCCATGGGCGATATGCGGTGGGTCACCGTGGGCGCCAAGGATCAGCCGGATGTCGAGCTCGCGCTGATGAGTCTCGATGGGCCGGGGCTCGACCCCGAGTCCTCCGAGGCGCTGAAGAAGCTCGTCGGGAAGGGGGTCATCGGGGCCGGGGCGTTCCGGACCGATGACTGCCGGAGGGACTACGAGACCTTCAAGGCGCGCGGGGTGGAGTTCATCCAGGAGCCCCAGGAGCGGCCGTACGGCATAGAGGCGATCTTCCGCGACGACAACGGCAACTGGTACTCGCTGACCGAGCGGAGTGAGGAGCTCGACTTCTCCAAGTCGTTCGGGTGA
- a CDS encoding TetR/AcrR family transcriptional regulator has translation MGGTMDGTKQRRRGNTRQRIQDVALELFAEQGYEKTSLREIAERLEVTKAALYYHFKTKEEIIVSLFEDLTKPIEDLIEWGKQQPHTLETKQEIVRRYSQTLTGAAPLFRFMQENQATVRELSIGEMFKNRMLSMRDIIIDPDADLVDQVRCISALFTMHAGMFVLKDLEGDPEEKRKAVLEVATDLITQAHKGA, from the coding sequence ATGGGTGGCACCATGGACGGCACCAAGCAGCGGCGCCGCGGGAACACCCGCCAGCGCATCCAGGACGTAGCCCTCGAACTCTTCGCCGAACAGGGCTACGAGAAGACCTCCCTGCGCGAGATCGCTGAGCGCCTGGAGGTCACGAAAGCGGCCTTGTACTACCACTTCAAGACCAAGGAAGAGATCATCGTCAGCCTCTTCGAGGACCTGACGAAGCCGATCGAGGACCTGATCGAGTGGGGCAAGCAGCAGCCGCACACACTCGAGACCAAGCAGGAGATCGTGCGCCGCTACAGCCAGACCCTGACCGGCGCGGCCCCGCTGTTCCGCTTCATGCAGGAGAACCAGGCCACGGTCCGTGAGCTGAGCATCGGCGAGATGTTCAAGAACCGCATGCTCAGCATGCGCGACATCATCATCGATCCGGACGCCGACCTCGTCGACCAGGTCCGCTGCATCAGCGCCCTGTTCACGATGCACGCCGGGATGTTCGTCCTGAAGGACCTCGAAGGCGACCCCGAGGAGAAGCGCAAGGCCGTCCTCGAGGTCGCCACGGATCTGATCACCCAGGCGCACAAGGGCGCCTGA
- the cseC gene encoding two-component system sensor histidine kinase CseC, which translates to MGRRHPRRRRPCAATAYEDRPGPHRDGPRLRLQVEGLSGAGMRGTFRHPAASGAGHASLTDSADIAGQAMIGRTGRRASRRMGGRVAIRTGLRWKLSAAIALVGALVAVVLSLVVHNQARVSMLDSARDLADERIQIAQRSYEQSKRLNFPNATIDDPELPAALREKVEEGRRATYVTDTPSGAPDIWAAVPLNNGHVLSLRSGFTDRSGHILNRLDQAMIIGSISVVLGGSALGVLIGGQLSRRLRKAAAAANQVASGEPDVRVRDAIGGVVRDETDDLASAVDAMADALQQRLEAERRVTADIAHELRTPVTGLLTAAELLPPGRPTELVLDRAKAMRTLVEDVLEVARLDSASERAELQGIMLGEFVSRRVAAKDPAIEVRVIHESEVTTDPRRLERVLFNLLANAARHGRPPIEVSVEGRVIRVRDHGPGFPEDLLADGPSRFRTGSSDRSGHGHGLGLTIAAGQARVLGARLTFRNVRPAGAPEHVPAEGAVAVLWLPEHAPTNTGSYPMLP; encoded by the coding sequence CTGGGGCGGCGACACCCGCGTCGTCGACGTCCATGTGCAGCGACTGCGTACGAAGATCGGCCAGGACCGCATCGAGACGGTCCGCGGCTTCGGCTACAAGTTGAAGGCCTGAGCGGGGCGGGCATGAGGGGGACCTTTCGACACCCGGCCGCGTCCGGCGCCGGGCACGCGAGCCTCACGGACTCGGCGGACATCGCGGGCCAGGCCATGATCGGCCGTACGGGCAGGCGCGCGAGCAGACGCATGGGCGGCCGGGTCGCCATTCGTACGGGCCTGAGGTGGAAGCTGAGCGCGGCGATCGCGCTGGTCGGCGCGCTCGTGGCGGTCGTGCTGAGCCTGGTCGTGCACAACCAGGCCCGGGTCTCGATGCTGGACAGCGCGCGCGACCTCGCCGACGAGCGCATCCAGATCGCCCAGCGCAGCTACGAGCAGTCCAAGCGGCTGAACTTCCCCAACGCCACGATCGACGACCCGGAGCTGCCGGCGGCGCTGCGGGAGAAGGTCGAGGAGGGCCGGCGGGCGACGTACGTGACCGACACGCCGAGCGGCGCGCCGGACATCTGGGCGGCCGTACCGCTCAACAACGGGCATGTGCTGTCGCTGCGCAGCGGCTTCACCGACCGCAGCGGTCACATCCTCAACCGCCTCGACCAGGCCATGATCATCGGCTCCATCTCGGTCGTCCTCGGCGGCAGCGCGCTCGGCGTGCTCATCGGCGGGCAGCTGTCGCGCCGGCTGCGCAAGGCGGCGGCCGCGGCGAACCAGGTCGCGAGCGGGGAGCCGGACGTGCGGGTGCGGGACGCCATCGGGGGTGTCGTACGGGACGAGACCGACGACCTGGCGAGCGCGGTGGACGCCATGGCGGACGCGCTGCAGCAGCGGCTGGAGGCGGAGCGCCGGGTCACCGCGGACATCGCGCACGAGCTGCGCACGCCGGTGACCGGTCTGCTGACGGCGGCCGAACTGCTGCCGCCCGGCCGGCCCACCGAGCTGGTCCTGGACCGGGCGAAGGCCATGCGCACGCTCGTCGAGGACGTCCTGGAGGTGGCCCGCCTGGACAGCGCCTCGGAGCGGGCCGAGCTGCAGGGCATCATGCTGGGCGAGTTCGTCAGCCGACGGGTGGCGGCGAAGGATCCCGCCATCGAGGTGCGGGTCATCCACGAGTCGGAGGTCACGACCGACCCGCGGCGCCTGGAGCGAGTGCTGTTCAACCTGCTGGCGAACGCGGCCAGGCACGGCAGGCCGCCGATCGAGGTCAGCGTCGAGGGCCGGGTCATCCGGGTCCGCGACCACGGCCCCGGTTTCCCCGAGGACCTGCTCGCCGACGGCCCCAGCCGCTTCCGCACCGGCAGCAGCGACCGCTCCGGCCACGGCCACGGCCTCGGCCTGACGATCGCGGCAGGTCAGGCCCGGGTCCTCGGCGCCCGCCTGACCTTCCGCAACGTACGTCCGGCGGGCGCCCCGGAGCATGTGCCGGCGGAGGGCGCGGTGGCCGTCCTCTGGCTCCCGGAGCATGCGCCGACGAACACGGGGAGCTACCCTATGCTGCCGTAG
- a CDS encoding Lsr2 family protein: protein MAQKVQVLLVDDLDGGEADETVTFALDGKTYEIDLTTANADKLRGLLDPYVKGGRRTGGRASGGRGKARAASGGSQDTAQIRAWAKENGYEVNDRGRVPASIREAYEKANA from the coding sequence GTGGCACAGAAGGTTCAGGTCCTTCTTGTCGACGACCTCGACGGCGGCGAGGCGGACGAGACCGTGACGTTCGCGCTGGACGGCAAGACGTACGAGATCGATCTCACGACTGCCAATGCGGACAAGCTCCGTGGCCTTCTCGACCCTTACGTGAAGGGCGGTCGTCGTACCGGAGGTCGCGCTTCGGGCGGGCGTGGAAAGGCGCGTGCCGCTTCCGGTGGCAGCCAGGACACCGCGCAGATCCGCGCGTGGGCGAAGGAGAACGGTTACGAGGTCAACGACCGCGGCCGCGTTCCGGCGTCCATTCGCGAGGCCTACGAGAAGGCCAACGCCTGA
- a CDS encoding M23 family metallopeptidase, with the protein MSPRFSFRPSRTSSIRNRAAVLAAGLGASVVLGAGGAVAAEMTSATGVSTAVQAQAAAKKAPAKKAVSWVSPVKKYTKSASFAQAGGMWQSTHSGQDFAVASGTQVVAAHGGTVVKAGGNGAGDGPAYGNAVVIKHGNGTYSQYAHLSRIDVKVGQVVKAGQHIAKSGNTGNSSGPHLHFEIRTTANYGSAVDPVAFLRAKGLKI; encoded by the coding sequence ATGTCCCCGCGCTTCTCGTTCCGTCCGTCCCGTACGTCCTCGATCCGCAACCGTGCCGCTGTGCTGGCCGCCGGCCTGGGGGCCTCGGTCGTGCTGGGCGCCGGAGGCGCGGTCGCCGCCGAGATGACCTCCGCCACCGGTGTCTCCACCGCCGTACAGGCTCAGGCCGCCGCGAAGAAGGCCCCCGCCAAGAAGGCCGTCTCCTGGGTGAGCCCGGTGAAGAAGTACACGAAGTCCGCCAGCTTCGCCCAGGCGGGCGGCATGTGGCAGTCCACCCACAGCGGGCAGGACTTCGCCGTCGCCAGCGGCACCCAGGTCGTGGCCGCGCACGGCGGCACCGTCGTCAAGGCCGGCGGCAACGGCGCAGGTGACGGTCCCGCGTACGGCAACGCCGTCGTCATCAAGCACGGCAACGGGACCTACTCCCAGTACGCCCACCTGTCGCGCATCGACGTGAAGGTCGGCCAGGTCGTCAAGGCCGGGCAGCACATAGCCAAGTCCGGCAACACCGGTAACTCCAGCGGGCCGCACCTGCACTTCGAGATCCGTACGACCGCCAACTACGGCTCCGCGGTCGACCCCGTCGCCTTCCTGCGGGCCAAGGGTCTGAAGATCTGA
- a CDS encoding helix-turn-helix transcriptional regulator: MGKVRQLRLAKDAMDRDWADPGLDLDAVAAHAGYSRYHFVRAFKAAYGQTPGQYLTHRRIERAEEYLRGADLAVTEICHLVGFSSVGTFSAKFKARTALTPTEYREKHVGRGAALIPGCYAMLWAGGFRRRADEAQAQESNSGEAC, from the coding sequence ATGGGCAAAGTGCGGCAGTTGAGGCTGGCGAAGGACGCCATGGATCGGGACTGGGCCGACCCCGGGCTCGACCTGGATGCCGTGGCCGCGCATGCCGGGTACTCGCGGTATCACTTCGTGCGGGCGTTCAAGGCGGCGTACGGGCAGACGCCGGGGCAGTATCTGACGCATCGGCGGATCGAGCGGGCCGAGGAGTATCTGCGGGGGGCCGATCTGGCCGTGACGGAGATCTGCCATCTGGTCGGGTTCAGCAGCGTCGGTACGTTCTCGGCGAAGTTCAAGGCGCGGACCGCGCTGACCCCGACCGAGTACCGGGAGAAGCATGTCGGGCGCGGGGCCGCGTTGATACCGGGGTGCTACGCGATGTTGTGGGCCGGGGGCTTTCGGCGGCGGGCGGATGAGGCGCAGGCGCAGGAGAGCAACTCTGGAGAAGCGTGCTGA
- a CDS encoding MDR family MFS transporter — translation MADTKSVESGAAEPGGKQPKSVRVVLLALMITMMLAMLDNMIVGTAMPTIVGDLGGLEHLSWVVTSYTLATAASTPLWGKLGDMYGRKGVFMSSIVLFLIGSALSGMAHGMGQLIAFRAVQGLGAGGLMVGVMAIIGDLIPPRERGKYQGMMAGVMALAMIGGPLVGGTITDHWGWRWAFYINLPLGIVALAAISAVLHLPKKRTQARIDYLGAALLTVGITAIVLVTTWGGTEYAWTSAVIMELIGIGVAALVGFVFWQTKAAEPVVPLHIFRSRNFTLMSVIGFITGFVMFGATLFLPLYQQSVQGATATNSGLLLLPMLGAMLVTSMVAGRVTTSTGRYKAFPVVGSVLMIAGLYLLSLMDTGTSRFTSGVYMAVVGLGMGCLMQITMLVAQNSVEMKDMGVASSSTTLFRTLGSSFGVAIMGALFNSRVQDVMAERGGALGAKVTEQSAQLDAAGLERLPVAVKEAYQHAVSSGTHSAFLLGAVIAVVALVAAVFVKEVPLRGAGPKGDAGAADDAAAKAAVVEAV, via the coding sequence ATGGCGGACACGAAGTCAGTTGAGTCGGGGGCGGCGGAGCCGGGCGGGAAACAGCCGAAGAGCGTACGGGTCGTGCTGCTTGCGCTGATGATCACGATGATGCTCGCGATGCTCGACAACATGATCGTGGGCACGGCGATGCCGACGATCGTGGGTGATCTGGGCGGTCTGGAGCATCTGTCGTGGGTCGTGACGTCGTACACGCTGGCGACCGCGGCCTCCACTCCGCTGTGGGGCAAGCTCGGCGACATGTACGGACGCAAGGGCGTCTTCATGTCGTCGATCGTGCTGTTTCTGATCGGCTCCGCGCTGAGCGGCATGGCCCACGGCATGGGGCAGCTGATCGCGTTCCGGGCGGTGCAGGGGCTCGGTGCCGGTGGCCTGATGGTCGGCGTCATGGCGATCATCGGTGATCTGATTCCGCCGCGGGAGCGGGGCAAGTACCAGGGCATGATGGCCGGCGTGATGGCGCTCGCGATGATCGGCGGGCCGCTGGTCGGTGGCACCATCACCGACCACTGGGGCTGGCGCTGGGCCTTCTACATCAACCTGCCGCTCGGTATCGTCGCGCTCGCCGCGATCAGTGCCGTACTGCATCTGCCGAAGAAGCGGACGCAGGCGCGGATCGACTACCTGGGGGCGGCGCTGCTGACCGTGGGGATCACCGCGATCGTGCTGGTCACCACGTGGGGCGGTACGGAGTACGCCTGGACGTCCGCGGTGATCATGGAGCTCATCGGGATCGGGGTCGCGGCGCTCGTCGGGTTCGTGTTCTGGCAGACCAAGGCGGCGGAGCCGGTCGTGCCGCTGCACATCTTCCGCAGCCGGAACTTCACGCTGATGTCCGTGATCGGGTTCATCACCGGGTTCGTGATGTTCGGTGCGACGCTGTTCCTGCCGCTGTATCAGCAGTCGGTGCAGGGTGCTACCGCCACCAATTCCGGGCTGCTGTTGCTGCCGATGCTCGGGGCGATGCTGGTCACCTCGATGGTCGCGGGGCGGGTGACCACGAGCACCGGACGGTACAAGGCGTTCCCGGTGGTCGGCAGTGTGCTGATGATCGCCGGGCTGTATCTGCTGTCGCTGATGGACACCGGGACCAGCCGGTTCACGTCCGGTGTCTACATGGCCGTGGTCGGGCTCGGTATGGGCTGTCTGATGCAGATCACGATGCTGGTCGCGCAGAACAGTGTCGAGATGAAGGACATGGGCGTCGCGTCCTCGTCCACCACGCTCTTCCGTACGCTCGGGTCCTCGTTCGGTGTCGCGATCATGGGGGCGCTGTTCAACAGCCGCGTGCAGGACGTCATGGCCGAGCGGGGCGGGGCGCTGGGGGCGAAGGTGACCGAGCAGTCGGCGCAGCTGGATGCGGCGGGTCTGGAGAGGTTGCCGGTCGCTGTGAAGGAGGCGTATCAGCATGCGGTGTCTTCTGGGACGCATTCGGCGTTTCTGCTGGGGGCCGTGATCGCTGTGGTGGCCTTGGTGGCGGCTGTGTTTGTGAAGGAGGTGCCGCTCAGGGGGGCGGGGCCGAAGGGGGACGCTGGGGCTGCGGACGATGCGGCGGCCAAGGCTGCGGTGGTGGAGGCGGTCTGA